One genomic segment of Mytilus trossulus isolate FHL-02 chromosome 4, PNRI_Mtr1.1.1.hap1, whole genome shotgun sequence includes these proteins:
- the LOC134714662 gene encoding HEAT repeat-containing protein 4-like isoform X1 — protein sequence MAMFADASSLSGTFDRSEKLRTPALFSCAARVKIPQLGAEDSQLSLQLPPKKPAQTSIVFRSFSQPEPVDRRYLKKISSDLHFGEDVVKDRCFHMLPYDEKYLFEALSLDGIVEPPGKAKIPPGRHDSRGTDNRHMPCNLTKSTKSHLKPLKRKIMEKAKQMHDDAIQKAAIDEEKRKAEAIPEEEEELEVKQSFFITEPQLQPPQPSSVRYVPPPTHWELPKTEEAQPDKKAVKIQPKPKPSTKSVISRVSKGRPIVTEEKKEDDWDAYVLSKLSKNIAQKLVHEGIADPERKERLSKLLEAQYGKADLNNFFLDENDLLDVHEELEKKEREKEKESKPKKKWKKKEASVLQRVYNMQEVEREANDPYSDDNKAPFYRQPIGLRRVIKEREKEEAVYRQAGGVINRTADIEIPEYKASPPPTIRDHVNPKVGDKLFESDNRFIQEWLTGAEQVYSKDKEKIVMSSTSHYKKFYKTDRPKPADGWYPMEEKETYGTQSPSPTPRMKRVEKGFKRWKALPEPTDGEATSMIPPGFDPEFHRSPDPSTRRLTKQNASLVQVKFPEISDSDNIMYKPPERKKSVDEWRQRYHLSGQLLDSTPDDLIRDMGDIQSHVRLQAIATLSKVAEYKAATEDPFNMAFKDIPLDNPYSRNIPEKLYVALECLLEDSNDRVRCAAAITLYSLNRPCDKAKDIMYGAMKGESRIDRWAAAQCLSHSGVCNSLIVGEIIHQLLTTEDTIKHERAISLLGKLSIFSPLVHGMTAELLNSSSWRHKVIACKILPTLHGTINKDITSKLSDLMWNDWHTDVRKSAAQCLGKTSHGKEVHDDLKERLTIDNEEIRLEAVNKIGQLGIMTAKLLPTFLKCFEDDYISIRSEVCITCGNIELKDEVVVEKLILLATFDPIWKVKALAFQALGNIGVISEEITECLLWAVRYEEKEAVRAEACHTIAVLELQTEEVAEVLQERFLVESYPIVRDEIAATLQMFGISATEDMDMVTQIKSEVRKLCTRNNIANQIVLNEKDQQKEENLARMIYESEKAVKHFFRKKHPYNQAKLRNAGHKKKACHFAISYHHFSYNFILHDENEKEKEPIMQRIRSMSQASSRPETPAPKIVIETETPASPVPSREGAVFTPTAEEELDTILSREESTATPDTVTTTPGLKSRTENEEDDDESKSRLEKISERADSGSQLSQSLTEEEVKPVSRPGSKVKFLEVEEKPLTAPSKSSGMGLGSEIRAFSRDAIKEREKINREARNTFAAFDERYADLTDDLLLVDNAYLGKLPSEERITSVSIISEPTPTYELKATEGQADEAFPVDDD from the exons ATGGCAATGTTTGCCGATGCTTCAAGCCTCAGTGGCACCTTTGACAGATCTGAGAAATTAAGAACTCCTGCCTTATTTAGCTGTGCAGCCAGAGTTAAAATTCCTCAGTTGGGAGCAGAGGATTCACAATTGAGCTTGCAGTTACCTCCCAAGAAACCAGCTCAGACCTCAATAGTGTTCCGTTCTTTTAGTCAACCAGAACCTGTAGATAGaagatatttgaagaaaatcaGTTCCGATTTACATTTTGGTGAAGATGTTGTTAAAGACAGATGTTTCCATATGTTACCATATGATGAGAAGTACTTGTTTGAGGCTTTGTCATTGGATGGTATTGTTGAACCTCCAGGAAAAGCTAAAATTCCACCAGGTAGACATGATTCACGTGGTACTGATAATAGACACATGCCATGTAACCTAACAAAATCTACAAAATCACATTTGAAACCTCTCAAAAGAAAGATTATGGagaaagccaaacaaatgcATGACGATGCTATCCAGAAAGCTGCAATTGATGAAGAGAAAAGAAAAGCTGAGGCTATTCCTGAAGAAGAGGAAGAGCTTGAGGTGAAACAGAGTTTCTTTATCACAGAACCTCAATTACAGCCTCCACAACCAAGTTCTGTTAGATATGTACCTCCTCCTACTCATTGGGAGCTACCAAAAACAGAAGAGGCACAACCAGACAAAAAAGCGGTCAAAATACAACCAAAACCTAAACCTTCTACAAAATCAGTGATATCTCGAGTCAGTAAAGGAAGACCTATAGTAACAGAGGAAAAGAAAGAAGATGATTGGGATGCCTATGTCTTGtcaaaattaagtaaaaatatagCCCAAAAACTTGTGCATGAAGGTATAGCTGATCCAGAAAGGAAAGAAAGGTTATCCAAATTGTTGGAAGCTCAGTATGGAAAGGCTGATCTAAATAACTTCTTCTTAGATGAGAATGACTTGCTGGATGTACATGAAGAATTGGAAAAAAAGGAGagggaaaaagaaaaagaaagtaaaCCTAAAAAGAAATGGAAGAAAAAAGAAGCTTC aGTACTACAACGTGTATACAACATGCAGGAAGTTGAAAGAGAGGCCAATGATCCTTATTCTGATGATAACAAAGCTCCATTTTACAGACAACCCATAGGTCTTAGGAGAGTTATCAAAGAAAGGGAAAAAGAGGAAGCAG tgTACAGGCAAGCTGGTG GTGTTATAAATAGAACAGCTGATATTGAAATCCCTGAATACAAGGCCTCACCACCTCCAACAATCAGGGACCATGTCAATCCTAAAGTGGGAGATAAACTGTTTGAGTCAGACAACAGATTTATACAGGAGTGGCTCACAG GTGCTGAGCAGGTTTACTCCAAAGATAAAGAGAAGATAGTCATGTCATCAACAAGCCACTACAAAAAGTTCTACAAGACTGATCGACCAAAACCTGCAGACGGGTGGTATCCAATGGAGGAGAAGGAGACATACGGAACCCAGTCTCCTTCACCTACACCTAGAATGAAGAGGGTAGAGAAAGGATTCAAACGTTGGAAAGCTTTACCAGAACCAACA GATGGAGAAGCCACATCCATGATACCACCAGGATTTGATCCAGAGTTTCACAGATCTCCTGATCCTTCCACTCGACGTCTCACTAAGCAAAATGCTTCATTAGTACAAGTCA AATTTCCAGAAATTTCAGACTCTGACAATATCATGTACAAACCACCAGAAAGGAAAAAATCTG TTGATGAATGGAGACAGAGGTATCACCTGAGTGGTCAGTTACTGGACAGTACTCCGGACGACTTGATTCGAGACATGGGGGACATTCAatcccatgtcagattgcaGGCTATAGCTACACTCAGTAAAGTAGCAGAGTACAAGGCTGCCACAGAAGATCCCTTTAATATGGCCTTTAAAGATATACCATTAGACAATCCTTACTCTCGGAACATTCCAGAGAAGTTGTATGTAGCATTAGAGTGTCTCTTGGAAGATTCTAATGATAGAGTTAGGTGTGCTGCAGCAATAACTCTGTATTCATTGAATAGGCCATGTGATAAG GCCAAAGACATCATGTATGGAGCAATGAAGGGAGAATCTCGGATAGATAGATGGGCTGCAGCTCAGTGTCTGTCTCACTCTGGAGTATGTAACTCACTGATTGTAGGGGAGATAATCCACCAGCTACTAACCACAGAGGACACCATCAAACATGAGAGAGCTATTTCTCTCTTAGGAAAACTAAGTATCTTCTCT CCATTGGTTCATGGAATGACAGCTGAATTATTAAACAGTTCAAGCTGGAGACATAAAGTTATAGCCTGCAAAATATTACCAACTTTACATGGTACAATTAATAAG gATATAACGAGTAAATTATCTGATTTGATGTGGAATGATTGGCACACTGATGTAAGGAAGAGTGCGGCTCAGTGTCTAGGTAAAACTAGTCATGGAAAGGAGGTCCACGATGACCTGAAGGAAAGACTCACAATAGATAATGAAGAAATTAGACTGGAGGCTGTCAACAAGATTGGACAGTTAg GTATAATGACAGCTAAGTTGTTACCTACATTCCTGAAATGTTTTGAGGATGACTATATATCTATCCGATCAGAAGTCTGTATAACATGTGGTAATATTGAACTTAAAGATGAAGTCGTTGTAGAGAAATTGATCCTTCTAGCGACCTTTGATCCCATCTGGAAGGTCAAAGCATTGGCATTCCAGG CCTTAGGCAATATTGGAGTCATATCAGAAGAAATAACCGAATGTTTATTGTGGGCTGTCAGATATGAAGAGAAGGAAGCTGTCCGAGCTGAGGCATGCCATACTATTGCTGTACTAGAATTACAAACAGAAGAGGTTGCAGAAGTTCTTCAAGAAAGATTTTTAGTGGAATCTTATCCAATAGTCAGAGA tGAAATAGCGGCTACATTACAGATGTTTGGTATTAGTGCTACTGAGGATATGGACATGGTTACACAAATAAAAAGTGAAGTCCGTAAACTGTGTACACGTAACAATATTGCTAATCAAATTGtcttaaatgaaaaagatcAACAAAAAGAGGAAAATCTAGCTCGTATGATATATGAATCTGAGAAAGCAGTCAAG cACTTTTTTCGCAAAAAGCACCCATATAATCAAGCTAAGCTTAGAAATGCAGGACATAAAAAGAAAGCTTGTCACTTCGCTATTAGCTATCATCATTTTTCATATAACTTTATATTACACGAT gaaaatgaaaaagaaaaagaacccATCATGCAGAGAATCAGATCAATGTCTCAGGCTAGTAGTCGACCAGAAACACCAGCTCCCAAGATTGTCATTGAAACAGAAACTCCAGCCTCACCTGTACCCAGCAGGGAGGGAGCAGTATTTACACCTACTGCTGAGGAGGAACTAGATACAATATTGTCGAGGGAGGAGTCTACTGCCACACCAGATACAGTAACCACTACACCAGGCCTAAAATCACGTACTGAGAATGAGGAAGATGACGATGAATCTAAATCCAGGTTGGAGAAGATTTCTGAGCGAGCTGACAGTGGTAGTCAGTTATCACAGTCTCTTACAGAAGAGGAAGTAAAACCAGTCAGTAGACCAGGAAGTAAGGTCAAATTCTTAGAGGTTGAAGAAAAACCATTGACGGCACCATCGAAATCCAGTGGCATGGGTTTGGGTTCAGAAATCAGGGCATTTAGTAGAGACGCTATAAAAGAACGTGAAAAAATCAATAGAGAGGCAAGGAACACATTTGCTGCATTTGATGAGAGATATGCAGATTTAACTGACGACTTGTTACTAGTAGACAATGCATACTTGGGAAAGCTACCCAGTGAAGAAAGAATTACTTCTGTATCCATTATAAGTGAACCAACACCTACATATGAACTTAAAGCCACAGAAGGACAGGCGGATGAAGCATTCCCGGTAGATGATGATTGA
- the LOC134714662 gene encoding HEAT repeat-containing protein 4-like isoform X3, which translates to MAMFADASSLSGTFDRSEKLRTPALFSCAARVKIPQLGAEDSQLSLQLPPKKPAQTSIVFRSFSQPEPVDRRYLKKISSDLHFGEDVVKDRCFHMLPYDEKYLFEALSLDGIVEPPGKAKIPPGRHDSRGTDNRHMPCNLTKSTKSHLKPLKRKIMEKAKQMHDDAIQKAAIDEEKRKAEAIPEEEEELEVKQSFFITEPQLQPPQPSSVRYVPPPTHWELPKTEEAQPDKKAVKIQPKPKPSTKSVISRVSKGRPIVTEEKKEDDWDAYVLSKLSKNIAQKLVHEGIADPERKERLSKLLEAQYGKADLNNFFLDENDLLDVHEELEKKEREKEKESKPKKKWKKKEASVLQRVYNMQEVEREANDPYSDDNKAPFYRQPIGLRRVIKEREKEEAGVINRTADIEIPEYKASPPPTIRDHVNPKVGDKLFESDNRFIQEWLTGAEQVYSKDKEKIVMSSTSHYKKFYKTDRPKPADGWYPMEEKETYGTQSPSPTPRMKRVEKGFKRWKALPEPTDGEATSMIPPGFDPEFHRSPDPSTRRLTKQNASLVQVKFPEISDSDNIMYKPPERKKSVDEWRQRYHLSGQLLDSTPDDLIRDMGDIQSHVRLQAIATLSKVAEYKAATEDPFNMAFKDIPLDNPYSRNIPEKLYVALECLLEDSNDRVRCAAAITLYSLNRPCDKAKDIMYGAMKGESRIDRWAAAQCLSHSGVCNSLIVGEIIHQLLTTEDTIKHERAISLLGKLSIFSPLVHGMTAELLNSSSWRHKVIACKILPTLHGTINKDITSKLSDLMWNDWHTDVRKSAAQCLGKTSHGKEVHDDLKERLTIDNEEIRLEAVNKIGQLGIMTAKLLPTFLKCFEDDYISIRSEVCITCGNIELKDEVVVEKLILLATFDPIWKVKALAFQALGNIGVISEEITECLLWAVRYEEKEAVRAEACHTIAVLELQTEEVAEVLQERFLVESYPIVRDEIAATLQMFGISATEDMDMVTQIKSEVRKLCTRNNIANQIVLNEKDQQKEENLARMIYESEKAVKHFFRKKHPYNQAKLRNAGHKKKACHFAISYHHFSYNFILHDENEKEKEPIMQRIRSMSQASSRPETPAPKIVIETETPASPVPSREGAVFTPTAEEELDTILSREESTATPDTVTTTPGLKSRTENEEDDDESKSRLEKISERADSGSQLSQSLTEEEVKPVSRPGSKVKFLEVEEKPLTAPSKSSGMGLGSEIRAFSRDAIKEREKINREARNTFAAFDERYADLTDDLLLVDNAYLGKLPSEERITSVSIISEPTPTYELKATEGQADEAFPVDDD; encoded by the exons ATGGCAATGTTTGCCGATGCTTCAAGCCTCAGTGGCACCTTTGACAGATCTGAGAAATTAAGAACTCCTGCCTTATTTAGCTGTGCAGCCAGAGTTAAAATTCCTCAGTTGGGAGCAGAGGATTCACAATTGAGCTTGCAGTTACCTCCCAAGAAACCAGCTCAGACCTCAATAGTGTTCCGTTCTTTTAGTCAACCAGAACCTGTAGATAGaagatatttgaagaaaatcaGTTCCGATTTACATTTTGGTGAAGATGTTGTTAAAGACAGATGTTTCCATATGTTACCATATGATGAGAAGTACTTGTTTGAGGCTTTGTCATTGGATGGTATTGTTGAACCTCCAGGAAAAGCTAAAATTCCACCAGGTAGACATGATTCACGTGGTACTGATAATAGACACATGCCATGTAACCTAACAAAATCTACAAAATCACATTTGAAACCTCTCAAAAGAAAGATTATGGagaaagccaaacaaatgcATGACGATGCTATCCAGAAAGCTGCAATTGATGAAGAGAAAAGAAAAGCTGAGGCTATTCCTGAAGAAGAGGAAGAGCTTGAGGTGAAACAGAGTTTCTTTATCACAGAACCTCAATTACAGCCTCCACAACCAAGTTCTGTTAGATATGTACCTCCTCCTACTCATTGGGAGCTACCAAAAACAGAAGAGGCACAACCAGACAAAAAAGCGGTCAAAATACAACCAAAACCTAAACCTTCTACAAAATCAGTGATATCTCGAGTCAGTAAAGGAAGACCTATAGTAACAGAGGAAAAGAAAGAAGATGATTGGGATGCCTATGTCTTGtcaaaattaagtaaaaatatagCCCAAAAACTTGTGCATGAAGGTATAGCTGATCCAGAAAGGAAAGAAAGGTTATCCAAATTGTTGGAAGCTCAGTATGGAAAGGCTGATCTAAATAACTTCTTCTTAGATGAGAATGACTTGCTGGATGTACATGAAGAATTGGAAAAAAAGGAGagggaaaaagaaaaagaaagtaaaCCTAAAAAGAAATGGAAGAAAAAAGAAGCTTC aGTACTACAACGTGTATACAACATGCAGGAAGTTGAAAGAGAGGCCAATGATCCTTATTCTGATGATAACAAAGCTCCATTTTACAGACAACCCATAGGTCTTAGGAGAGTTATCAAAGAAAGGGAAAAAGAGGAAGCAG GTGTTATAAATAGAACAGCTGATATTGAAATCCCTGAATACAAGGCCTCACCACCTCCAACAATCAGGGACCATGTCAATCCTAAAGTGGGAGATAAACTGTTTGAGTCAGACAACAGATTTATACAGGAGTGGCTCACAG GTGCTGAGCAGGTTTACTCCAAAGATAAAGAGAAGATAGTCATGTCATCAACAAGCCACTACAAAAAGTTCTACAAGACTGATCGACCAAAACCTGCAGACGGGTGGTATCCAATGGAGGAGAAGGAGACATACGGAACCCAGTCTCCTTCACCTACACCTAGAATGAAGAGGGTAGAGAAAGGATTCAAACGTTGGAAAGCTTTACCAGAACCAACA GATGGAGAAGCCACATCCATGATACCACCAGGATTTGATCCAGAGTTTCACAGATCTCCTGATCCTTCCACTCGACGTCTCACTAAGCAAAATGCTTCATTAGTACAAGTCA AATTTCCAGAAATTTCAGACTCTGACAATATCATGTACAAACCACCAGAAAGGAAAAAATCTG TTGATGAATGGAGACAGAGGTATCACCTGAGTGGTCAGTTACTGGACAGTACTCCGGACGACTTGATTCGAGACATGGGGGACATTCAatcccatgtcagattgcaGGCTATAGCTACACTCAGTAAAGTAGCAGAGTACAAGGCTGCCACAGAAGATCCCTTTAATATGGCCTTTAAAGATATACCATTAGACAATCCTTACTCTCGGAACATTCCAGAGAAGTTGTATGTAGCATTAGAGTGTCTCTTGGAAGATTCTAATGATAGAGTTAGGTGTGCTGCAGCAATAACTCTGTATTCATTGAATAGGCCATGTGATAAG GCCAAAGACATCATGTATGGAGCAATGAAGGGAGAATCTCGGATAGATAGATGGGCTGCAGCTCAGTGTCTGTCTCACTCTGGAGTATGTAACTCACTGATTGTAGGGGAGATAATCCACCAGCTACTAACCACAGAGGACACCATCAAACATGAGAGAGCTATTTCTCTCTTAGGAAAACTAAGTATCTTCTCT CCATTGGTTCATGGAATGACAGCTGAATTATTAAACAGTTCAAGCTGGAGACATAAAGTTATAGCCTGCAAAATATTACCAACTTTACATGGTACAATTAATAAG gATATAACGAGTAAATTATCTGATTTGATGTGGAATGATTGGCACACTGATGTAAGGAAGAGTGCGGCTCAGTGTCTAGGTAAAACTAGTCATGGAAAGGAGGTCCACGATGACCTGAAGGAAAGACTCACAATAGATAATGAAGAAATTAGACTGGAGGCTGTCAACAAGATTGGACAGTTAg GTATAATGACAGCTAAGTTGTTACCTACATTCCTGAAATGTTTTGAGGATGACTATATATCTATCCGATCAGAAGTCTGTATAACATGTGGTAATATTGAACTTAAAGATGAAGTCGTTGTAGAGAAATTGATCCTTCTAGCGACCTTTGATCCCATCTGGAAGGTCAAAGCATTGGCATTCCAGG CCTTAGGCAATATTGGAGTCATATCAGAAGAAATAACCGAATGTTTATTGTGGGCTGTCAGATATGAAGAGAAGGAAGCTGTCCGAGCTGAGGCATGCCATACTATTGCTGTACTAGAATTACAAACAGAAGAGGTTGCAGAAGTTCTTCAAGAAAGATTTTTAGTGGAATCTTATCCAATAGTCAGAGA tGAAATAGCGGCTACATTACAGATGTTTGGTATTAGTGCTACTGAGGATATGGACATGGTTACACAAATAAAAAGTGAAGTCCGTAAACTGTGTACACGTAACAATATTGCTAATCAAATTGtcttaaatgaaaaagatcAACAAAAAGAGGAAAATCTAGCTCGTATGATATATGAATCTGAGAAAGCAGTCAAG cACTTTTTTCGCAAAAAGCACCCATATAATCAAGCTAAGCTTAGAAATGCAGGACATAAAAAGAAAGCTTGTCACTTCGCTATTAGCTATCATCATTTTTCATATAACTTTATATTACACGAT gaaaatgaaaaagaaaaagaacccATCATGCAGAGAATCAGATCAATGTCTCAGGCTAGTAGTCGACCAGAAACACCAGCTCCCAAGATTGTCATTGAAACAGAAACTCCAGCCTCACCTGTACCCAGCAGGGAGGGAGCAGTATTTACACCTACTGCTGAGGAGGAACTAGATACAATATTGTCGAGGGAGGAGTCTACTGCCACACCAGATACAGTAACCACTACACCAGGCCTAAAATCACGTACTGAGAATGAGGAAGATGACGATGAATCTAAATCCAGGTTGGAGAAGATTTCTGAGCGAGCTGACAGTGGTAGTCAGTTATCACAGTCTCTTACAGAAGAGGAAGTAAAACCAGTCAGTAGACCAGGAAGTAAGGTCAAATTCTTAGAGGTTGAAGAAAAACCATTGACGGCACCATCGAAATCCAGTGGCATGGGTTTGGGTTCAGAAATCAGGGCATTTAGTAGAGACGCTATAAAAGAACGTGAAAAAATCAATAGAGAGGCAAGGAACACATTTGCTGCATTTGATGAGAGATATGCAGATTTAACTGACGACTTGTTACTAGTAGACAATGCATACTTGGGAAAGCTACCCAGTGAAGAAAGAATTACTTCTGTATCCATTATAAGTGAACCAACACCTACATATGAACTTAAAGCCACAGAAGGACAGGCGGATGAAGCATTCCCGGTAGATGATGATTGA